In the genome of Mixta calida, the window CGGAGTCGGCGGCGCTGAAGGCGCGCGTTGACGAGCTGGAACTGGCGCAGCTTTCTGCCAACAACCGTCAGGAACTGGCGCGGATGCGCGCCGAAGTGCATCAGAAAAAAGCGGAGCAGCTGGATGACTATCTGCAGGCGCTGCGCAACCAGCTTAACAGCCTGCGTCAGCGCGAAGCGGAGCAGGCGCTGGCGCGCACCGAGCAGCTGGCGGAAAACAGCGGCGATCTGCCCGCGGCGATCGCCGAACAGTTTCACGTCAACCGGGAGCTGTCCGCCGCGCTGAACCAACAGGCGCAGCGTCTCGATCTTATCGCCTCGCAGCAGCGTCAGGCCACCAATCAAACCATTCAGGTTCGTCAGGCGCTCAGCACCATTCGTGAACAGTCGCAGTGGCTCGGCGCCTCCAATTTGCTGGGCGAGGCGCTGCGTGCGCAGGTGGCGCGCCTGCCGGAAATGCCTAAGTCGCAGCAGCTGGACAGCGAAATGGGCCAGCTGCGCGTGCAGCGTCTGCACTATGAAGATCTGCTTAATCAGCAGCAGCACCTGCGTCAGCTGAAGCAGGAAAACGGCGCGCCGCTGACCAGCGAACAGAACCGCATTCTCGACGCACAGATAAAAACCCAGCGGGAGCTGCTCGGTTCGCTGATTTCCGGCTGCGATACCCTGATTCTGGAGGTCACTAAGCTGAAAGTGGCCAACAGCCAGCTGGAAGACGCGCTGGGCGAAATCAAAGAGGCCACGCACCGCTACCTTTTCTGGACCGCCGACGTCAATCCGCTGAGCCTGAGCTATCCGCTGGAGGTGGCGCGCGATCTGAACCGGCTGCTGTCGCTCGATACGCTGGGCCAGCTCGGCGGCGCGCTGATGATGATGGTCACCAGCCGCGACACGGTGCTGCCGATTCTGGGCGCACTTCTGCTGGTCGGCTTCAGCGTTAGTTCGCGCCGTCACTACAATGCGTTTCTGGCGCGCGCCGCCGGACGCGTCGGTAAGGTGACGCAGGACCATTTCACTCTGACGTTGCGCACCGTTTTCTGGTCGATTCTGGTCGCCCTGCCCTTGCCGGTGTTGTGGGGGGCGCTCGGCTTTGGGTTGCAGCACGCCTGGCCTTACCCGGTCGCGGTGGCGATCGGCGACGGCGTGACCGCCACGCTGCCGCTGCTCTGGGTGTTTATGATCAGCGCCGCCTTCGCCCGACCCAACGGGCTGTTTGTGATTCACTTCCGCTGGCCGCAGCTGCGAGTGGCGCGCGCCATGCGCTACTACTCGCTCTCCATCGGCTTTATCGTGCCGCTGATTATGCTACTCATCACCTTCGCCAACCTGGAGGATCGACAGTTTTCCGCTACCCTGGGACGGCTCTGCTTTATTCTGATCTGCGGCGCGCTGAGCCTGGTGACCGTCAGCCTGAAGCGCGCCGGCATCCCGCTTTATCTCGATAATGAAGGCAGCGGCGACAACGTGATCAACCGCATCCTGTGGAATGTGATGATCTGTATTCCTCTGGCGGCGGCGCTCGCCTCCTGCACCGGCTACCTGGCGACCGCGCAGGCGCTGCTGGCGCGTCTGGAGACCTCGGTCGCCATCTGGTTCCTGCTGCTGGTGATTTATCACATTATTCGCCGCTGGATGCTGATCCAGCGCCGCCGCATCGCCTTCGATCGCGCACGTCAGCGTCGCGCCGATATGCTGGCGCATCGCGCGCGCGGCGAAGAAGAATCGGCCGCGCAGACGGCGGACGGCGTGGATGTCGAGGAGCCGGTGATCGATCTTGACGCCATCAGCGCGCAGTCGCTGCGCCTGGTGCGCTCGATTCTGACGCTGATCGCCCTGCTCTCGGTGATTGTGCTGTGGTCGGAAATTCATTCCGCCTTCGCCTTTCTGGAGAATATCAAGCTGTGGAATGCCAGCAGTACGGTGCAGGGCGTGGAAAGCCTGCATCCGATTACCCTTGGCTCGGTGCTGATCGCTATCCTGATCTTCTTTATCACCACCCAGCTGGTGCGCAATATGCCCGCCCTGCTGGAGCTGGCGCTGTTGCAGCATCTCAGCCTGACGCCCGGCACCGGCTACGCCATTACGACCCTGACCAAATATCTGCTGCTGCTGATTGGCGGCCTGATGGGTTTCTCGATGATCGGCATCGAATGGTCGAAACTGCAATGGCTGGTGGCGGCGCTCGGCGTGGGGCTGGGATTTGGTCTCCAGGAGATTTTCGCCAACTTTATCTCTGGCCTGATCATTCTGTTTGAGAAGCCGATCCGTATCGGCGATACGGTCACCATTCGCGATCTGACCGGCAGCATTACGCGCATCAATACGCGCGCCACCACCATCACCGACTGGGATCGCAAAGAAATCATCGTGCCGAACAAGGCGTTTATCACCGAGCAGTTCGTGAACTGGTCGCTCTCCGACTCCGTGACGCGCGTGGTGCTGACCGTGCCTGCGCCGGCTGGCATCGACAGCGAGCAGGTGACCGCGCTGCTGCGCCACGCCTGCGAACGCTGTAGCTATGTGCTGGATACTCCGCCGCCGGAAGTGTTCCTGGTCGATTTGCAGCAGGGCATTCAGCTGTTCGA includes:
- the mscM gene encoding miniconductance mechanosensitive channel MscM codes for the protein MRLILSFILACVFTLPAFAASAPDAAQVRQELEQAKSAKASPAQAELVQTLESALGFINARNESLERAKQYQQVIDDFPKLARELRQQIASLNDSQRTLRSGMTSAELDQEILQVSSQLLEEGRQAQQEQDRAREISDSLGQLPQQQSEARRALSESERTLHGQAVASGALTHAQNYARQAESAALKARVDELELAQLSANNRQELARMRAEVHQKKAEQLDDYLQALRNQLNSLRQREAEQALARTEQLAENSGDLPAAIAEQFHVNRELSAALNQQAQRLDLIASQQRQATNQTIQVRQALSTIREQSQWLGASNLLGEALRAQVARLPEMPKSQQLDSEMGQLRVQRLHYEDLLNQQQHLRQLKQENGAPLTSEQNRILDAQIKTQRELLGSLISGCDTLILEVTKLKVANSQLEDALGEIKEATHRYLFWTADVNPLSLSYPLEVARDLNRLLSLDTLGQLGGALMMMVTSRDTVLPILGALLLVGFSVSSRRHYNAFLARAAGRVGKVTQDHFTLTLRTVFWSILVALPLPVLWGALGFGLQHAWPYPVAVAIGDGVTATLPLLWVFMISAAFARPNGLFVIHFRWPQLRVARAMRYYSLSIGFIVPLIMLLITFANLEDRQFSATLGRLCFILICGALSLVTVSLKRAGIPLYLDNEGSGDNVINRILWNVMICIPLAAALASCTGYLATAQALLARLETSVAIWFLLLVIYHIIRRWMLIQRRRIAFDRARQRRADMLAHRARGEEESAAQTADGVDVEEPVIDLDAISAQSLRLVRSILTLIALLSVIVLWSEIHSAFAFLENIKLWNASSTVQGVESLHPITLGSVLIAILIFFITTQLVRNMPALLELALLQHLSLTPGTGYAITTLTKYLLLLIGGLMGFSMIGIEWSKLQWLVAALGVGLGFGLQEIFANFISGLIILFEKPIRIGDTVTIRDLTGSITRINTRATTITDWDRKEIIVPNKAFITEQFVNWSLSDSVTRVVLTVPAPAGIDSEQVTALLRHACERCSYVLDTPPPEVFLVDLQQGIQLFELRIHAAEMGHRMPLRHELHQLILQGFREHNIEMPFPPFQVRMETAAKRTPASNGAPTTRTFKSGGL